GCGGTTGTGAACTAGTTGAGGATGGCTGGTGGAAAAACCGAATCACTTAAGCATTTTGGTGGTTTCATTTATAGGTTGGTTGTAacatttcatttattttattagataatcATTTTGAGGCCCTGAAAATGCTACTAAGGCTTCTTATCTCACGGTAGATAGTGTATTTGGCATTGGCATTCTATTTGAGAACTCTGATAAACGGGGAAGCGCTGCCTAGCAAGCTGCAAGTTGTTGTCATATAACAGAAATTGTGATTTTTGTCTTCCTTTCCATTGCTAGATGATGAGAAATAATGGGAGCTCCATTTCTCATTCTGATTAGGTGGCATACATAACAAGCCATAATATCAATCATGCCAAATTACTATGACAACTATAAATTATCTGTTCATGCTCTCTTGATTTTCTTCATGAGAATGgctgtttttgtattttgtattttttatttttataccttAATTTACAAAGCCAAATACAAGAATTAATGCAGTATATATACTGTATTATATATGCAGTTGGTCAGACAGTTGCAAGGCCAAGAAGAAAATCCTTTTGGAGATGATGCATCAACAACACCAAAGAAAATTTTTCAGCTTTTAAACCAGGTAATTTTTCCCCCTAGAATGATTGGTGCTAGCCTAGTTGTACAATATGACTGAATATTTATTAATGTCGAGGGTGTGAGATTTGTTGGCGTTTTAGTATATACAGCAACTAATCATCCTTACAATTGAGTGATGTTTACATCTTATCTATTCTCTGCTTTGGCCTTTTGTTGAAGTTCAAATTGTTAAAATATTATGGGTTCATAGTTGGTCAATTGGTCTGCTGATACTTGTTCCTTTTTGTCTCAGATTATCGAGACTCTGTCCGGTATACCTGTGCCGGAATTGGCATTGCAGTTGTATTTGCAATGTGCTGAGGTACTGGAATATTCTTGGAGCACATCGAAATGGTATTTTGTAACTAtaatactaatattattttgttttaccttTCCAAAAGGCTGCAAATGACTGTGAGTTGGAACCCGTTGCTTACGAGTTTTTCACCCAAGCTTATATTCTATACGAAGAAGAGATTTCTGTGAGTCCAAACTATCTCCATTCCCTCCCCACATTCCTCTTCTTTCCCTTGTCTTTAGGGTAATTTCAGAAGAGAACCTTTCACATTGATGCATTTTATGGGTTACCCATGCTTAGTTATGCTTTTCCATTGTCATACTAGGATTCAAGAGCGCAGATCACGTGTATCCATTTAATAATAGGAACTCTTCAAAGGATGCATGTCTTTGGTGTTGAGAACAGGGATACTTTAACTCACAAGGCCACAGGGGTGATTATTTATACTGATATTTAAATAATGCTCATATATATTCTTCTactaaatcttaaatttattGTGCCTTTTCATTGGATAGTATTCAGCAAAGCTTCTGAAGAAGCCAGATCAGTGCCGAGCTGTGTATGCATGCTCACATCTGTTTTGGGTTGAAGATCATGATAACATGAAAGATGGAGAGAGGTGTGTTTCTATACGACATCTAGGAGACTTCGAACTCCTGATGAATTAttgtgtttaaaattttttaagcatTTTTCACAGTGGTGGTTTATTTGAACTCAATTAGTTTTAGGTGAATTTCAGTGTTTTACATATCCTAAGTTAGTTGTTAAGATTGATTTTAACCAAAATATGTGGCAAAGGCATACAATACTTGGCCATGGGGAATGGTTGAAGAGAAATATGGGAATTAGTAtataaatttatcttttgtgATCCTTAATTGTTTTTGTTATGTTCATACTTATTTTTGGACCAGAGTCTTGTTATGCCTCAAGCGGGCTTTAAGAATTGCAAATGCTGCACAACAAATGGCCAATGCAGCACGAGGTAGCACTGGATCAGTTATGCTCTTCATTGAGATATTGAACAAGTAAGATTGCTTCTGTAACCTTACTTCGCGGCACTTTCTTGTTGCTGGAATATTGATGTGCTGTGTGTTTACAAGGTATCTATACTTCTTTGAGAAGGGGAACCCACAAATCACCGTTGCTTCAATCCAGAGCCTAATTGAGTTAATCATGAACGAAATGCAAAGTGACTCTACGACATCAGATCCAGCTGCTGAGGCTTTCTTAGCTAGTACTATGCGATATGTACAATTCCAGAAACAGAAGGGTGGTGCAGTTGGTGAGAAGTATGAACCCATCAAGTATGAACCCATAAAGGCTTGACGCGCAGGTTTGATCCTGTTAGATTTGGAACTATTTGATCGTGGGATGTCTAGTGATTGTTTTCATTTATCTTTCGATTTCAACTGTGGGCCCACAAGTTTTGGTGTTCCTGATATTTTCTGACAGCAAAAACACTCGGCCATTTAGTTAGGATCAAGATGCACTATGTAACTCATGAGAGAATGAGTCGTTATTGAACTTTTGGTTGATCCTTTTTCAGGCCTTACATCAATTAAGAGAATTAGTTCGTAGTACAGTCGCTAGATTATTCCAGTTGTGCAAAAGGTTTACACGAAGTCGTGGTTGTCTAGTTTAGTCTACAGATTCAGAATTACTGTCCATATTTATGTCATTTGCGCTATGCACTATGGAATTGTGGATACCGTaccattctattttttttcggtGGACTGGATACCATACCGTTGTTAGTGTTTGCTTCTTTGCCTAGTTTGTATTGGAATGGACTAATAAAGTTTAGTCgaatgtaattttctttttctttttctttttcctttcttttctccttttttttaaactattattattatttgtctagTTGTCTTACCAGTGGGGGGGGAATAGAATGGTGGATGTATTTGGGTCATTGGGTGAATGTCAAACTTACCTTATCTCTCTTGTCAGTTCTCCGCACTAAACTAGTATTTATGCTCGGAATAATATTATGGAAATgcattcttttaaaaataaaatgagctagttttttaattttttattaagaaataaaaaattattatctaacgatgtaataaattctaaagattttatcaaattataCGTGGAGGGAGGAGATTCAATGTTGTCAATAATGTCATACTATACGGGTGAAGTTTCTACATCGTGAATTACAAACAGCTAAAATAACCAAAATTTTGGGTCGATCGGCGGGCGGTTTGTCAAATGATCAGGGGCAGGTCTTTGGTCGAACAATCTGTCTGGGTAGCACGGCGAATGGTTGGGTCAATAGGGTCAATCAGCGTGCATTTGCTTTGTTGTTCGACCGACTGTGTGTCACTTTGCTGTCAATAGGCAATCTATCCGGTGATCGGTCAGTTGGTTGGCCTATATTGGTCATGGGATGGTCGTTCGGTATAGGTCGACGTCAGCCGATCAAATAGTTGGTTGTTGTTAGTTACGCTCATTTCCAATCAAGGGCAATTCGTTGTCCAGATGTCGCTTGGCAATCTATGAGATTGCTAATCCGATGGTATGTCTGTTAGCATATGGTCGACTGACGTTGTTAGTGTGCGAGTCCGTGGGACTGTTGTACTACCTCTCAAAATTCTTTTTGCATCAATATATAAAGGATTTTTttcatttgatataaaaatagagataaaaaggataaaaaaaattctttaattttagaggaaaAACTATGTCATGACACATTTTGATTATAAAATGTAATATATAATGAATTTGATTAGATCATcataccaaaataaataaataaataagattgaTTGGATGTTAAGTTCTACATTAAATTAAGATGGTTCAtgatacaagaaattgagggaGAGGTATTCTTATATACTCAGGAATTTAGTTTATGATTTTGTCCATTAAATTTCAAAAGAGGGAgggagggagggagagagagagagagagaataactTCATTctataaagtaaataaaatttctCAATTGAGCAACATAATAATGCAATCGAAGATGTATGATGAAATTGTAGGTTAAGACAATAAAAGGAAGGCGATTAGTTTAGCAGTCGACTATTATATGTTTGGTTCCAATGTTCCATGATGGTAATCAAGTCTCTAATAATACGAAAAATACCTCTACACATTACATCAAATGAGTTTGTAATTTGCTCAGTGCACGTTACATACTACCTATGAAGCACGAATACTTCGCTGAGTTGTCGTGTCGGACACATTTCGGACACGACACTCATCGATACACGTGTCTGTTGTGTCCAactgtgtcttaataaaaaataaaaaaattttcgccGGAAAAATACAGGGTAAAGAAACCCCAGCGGCATCACCATTCAAGGTAGGTGTGGTAGCTATTTGGTGCAATTTTCGTTGAACCATTGTCCATTGAACATTGAACATTTGGGCATGGTTTGGGTATAATAAGGGTGTCGAGTTCTTTTTATTATCGAAAAAGAAAGGATGAaatttctcatgcaatgcaGAGGGTGGAGTTTCAACAACtcccaaaagaagaaaaaagaaagagctcCATAAGTCTAAGTCTTCCCCGGATGGCAACTGAATTATAGAGGTggaaatacaaataatttaaatattaatatatatccAAGCAAACAAGGCGTTATCCTTAGTGGGATATTCCAGTCTTTGAATACATAAAATCAAAAGGTGGGAATCATAAAATGCAAATTTGACTATTAGAGTTGACAATAATTCCAAGAAAGCAAAGCAAGTTATACTCAAGGAGATGTAGAGTATTTGTCGGACGAACACCCACATACTCTTcttcaacaacaaaagaaatgaTTGATGAAAATGAAGAGGGGCAGGACAATGCAGGTTGGTTGAACATAGGGCTGTCAAATCTTTAAACCTAGCCAATCACAATATCGAACACGCCTTTTGTCCTTtacccttctttttcttctgctttGGTGGTTGAAGCACAACTCTTATGGCTGCATCAAACACTGCCTTCACATTCTGCAAAACACAAGTCAATTTCAAACTCAATTAGCATATTAACCTTAGGAGTGGGAAATAAATGTCAGAAAAAGATTCAAATTATGTACCTCCTGTGTTTTAGAACTGCATTCAATGTAAGCTGGTGCATTGATCAGCTTCCTAAGCTCCTCGCCCTTTAGGGGGATCCACGTGTCAGATTCGATTTGTTATATAACCAAGCAAGATTCAAAAGCACCAAAAGCAATGTTTACCTGAGCATTGGTAATGGGCACGGCACCAGGATGGTCTATGCAAAACTGCTTATCATCCCGAAGATCTGCATCATTGCAAAATCACAAAATGAAACTCTCACTTTTTTGGAATTTGTTTGGAGAAAGGGCCAACCTGTCTCCATTTACGCTGTACTAATGAAAGTTATGAAACCAACAGCCAACCAGAAACATCAAAGCATTGACCATAACTGGGTTCATTCAGATAATCGAAAGTTCCAAAGAAGTCAACATCTATTGCGTATGCATTATGAGAGGTTTAAGTTCTCATCCGATTTCATCATGTTCATAGCACAAACTGTATacatttaaaaagaaataaacaaatccTAAACGCTCTGTGATTCACGTAACATACAAAAACATGCTTGAAGGCAGCATCTAACAAAATCACAACATCACGATAGCAATATCACATTAGATGGTAATAAACTAACCGAGCTTCGTGCCAACCAGAATTATGGGGACACCAGGTGCATAATGCTTCAACTCTGGAATCCACTGGAAATGAAACATGAACATATTTATCAACAAATATTCATAAACACAATAAAACACAAGGAACACAATATCAGTGCAAGATAAGTACCTTCTTGGAGACATTCTCATAACTAGCCTTGCTTATGAGAGAGAAAGCCAATATGAACACATCGGCACCACGATAACTCAAAGGTCTCAATCTGTTGTAATCTTCTTGTCCTGTTCCCCAAATAACACAATAAATCTGGAAAGAACTTCCCAAATCACAGATTTCACACattaaaataacttaattatgCAACATTACCAGCAGTATCCCACAAGCCCAGGTTAACAATGCTTCCGTTGACAACCACATTTGCACTGAAATTGTCGAACACAGTTGGCACATAATCCTGTTCCAAAGCAAATTGCAGTGTAAATAACATTCAAACAAAATATCACCAATCCAAACACTTGAAAGGAATATTTAAACTCATTCAAAAAAATCATcactttttatatataaaaaagtagGCAAGTTCCATGGCTAAATttca
The Arachis duranensis cultivar V14167 chromosome 5, aradu.V14167.gnm2.J7QH, whole genome shotgun sequence genome window above contains:
- the LOC107487469 gene encoding rac-like GTP-binding protein RHO1, producing the protein MSASKFIKCVTVGDGAVGKTCLLISYTSNTFPTDYVPTVFDNFSANVVVNGSIVNLGLWDTAGQEDYNRLRPLSYRGADVFILAFSLISKASYENVSKKWIPELKHYAPGVPIILVGTKLDLRDDKQFCIDHPGAVPITNAQGEELRKLINAPAYIECSSKTQENVKAVFDAAIRVVLQPPKQKKKKGKGQKACSIL